A genomic window from Lycium barbarum isolate Lr01 chromosome 4, ASM1917538v2, whole genome shotgun sequence includes:
- the LOC132637658 gene encoding uncharacterized protein LOC132637658, with protein sequence MEDRIHRYVMGLEPEWQEACMAVAMQPGMDIARVQAYPQGSEDRKRQREATSERSGGQPKRARAEHQSTGPTRGSRPQHSAPSQFHGSQRGKEAFPRQRQNPPYASSSQWPAGSGQEVMPPPRCASCGRRHVGRCRLGVCYTCGDPSHYARDCPRGSAIPGNSVAASSPAVRAPETGPQTSSGRGRGRGGAPSSSAGPHRIDA encoded by the coding sequence ATGGAAGATAGAAttcaccggtatgtgatgggattAGAACCGGAGTGGCAGGAGGCTTGTATGGCCGTGGCAATGCAGCCGGGAATGGATATAGCTCGTGTTCAGGCCTATCCTCAGGGGTCAGAAGATCGAAAGCGTCAGCGAGAGGCCACCTCAGAGCGGAGCGgtggccagcccaagagggccagggcAGAGCATCAGAGTACAGGCCCCACCAGAGGCAGCAGACCCCAGCACAGCGCACCCTCGCAGTTTCATGGGTCTCAGCGGGGTAAGGAGGCCTTCCCTAGACAGAGACAAAATCCTCCTTATGCGTCAAGTTCTCAGTGGCCTGCGGGGTCAGGGCAGGAGGTGATGCCCCCTCCTCGATGCGCGAGTTGCGGGAGGCGTCATGTAGGACGATGTCGACTAGGTGTATGCTATACTTGCGGGGACCCGAGCCACTATGCTAGAGACTGCCCGCGGGGCAGTGCCATTCCTGGGAATTCGGTAGCAGCGTCGTCACCTGCAGTAAGAGCCCCTGAGACGGGACCCCAGACATCTTCTGGCCGAGGTAGGGGCAGGGGTGGAGCGCCTAGTTCCAGTGCAGGGCCACATCGTATTGATGCTTAA
- the LOC132637659 gene encoding uncharacterized protein LOC132637659: MEDRIHRYVMGLEPEWQEACMAVAMQPGMDIARVQAYPQGSEDRKRQREATSERSGGQPKRARAEHQSTGPTRGSRPQHSAPSQFHGSQRGKEAFPRQRQNPPYASSSQWPAGSGQEVMPPPRCASCGRRHVGRCRLGVCYTCGDPRHYARDCPRGSAIPGNSVAASSPAVRAPETGPQTSSGRGRGRGGAPSSSAGPHRIDA, encoded by the coding sequence ATGGAAGATAGAAttcaccggtatgtgatgggattAGAGCCGGAGTGGCAGGAGGCTTGTATGGCCGTGGCAATGCAGCCGGGAATGGATATAGCTCGTGTTCAGGCCTATCCTCAGGGGTCAGAAGATCGAAAGCGTCAGCGAGAGGCCACCTCAGAGCGGAGCGgtggccagcccaagagggccagggcAGAGCATCAGAGTACAGGCCCCACCAGAGGCAGCAGACCCCAGCACAGCGCACCCTCGCAGTTTCATGGGTCTCAGCGGGGTAAGGAGGCCTTCCCTAGACAGAGACAAAATCCTCCTTATGCGTCAAGTTCTCAGTGGCCTGCGGGGTCAGGGCAGGAGGTGATGCCCCCTCCTCGATGCGCGAGTTGCGGGAGGCGTCACGTAGGACGATGTCGACTAGGTGTATGCTATACCTGCGGGGACCCGCGCCACTATGCTAGAGACTGCCCGCGGGGCAGTGCCATTCCTGGGAATTCGGTAGCAGCGTCGTCACCTGCAGTAAGAGCCCCTGAGACGGGACCCCAGACATCTTCTGGCCGAGGTAGGGGCAGGGGTGGAGCGCCTAGTTCCAGTGCAGGGCCACATCGTATTGATGCTTAA